The Chordicoccus furentiruminis DNA window AAGACGGACCGTACATTCTCCAGAGCTGGGAGACCTGTCTTAGGCGAGAGGGTCAGGATCGCCTTTTTTCTCAGCCGGATCACGACGATCAGGAAGTAGATGAAGGAAACCGTGTTGGAGAGCATGGTCGCGATGCCGGCGCCGATTACTTCATGGCCATCCGGAAGGATGACGAACATGAAGAGCGGGTCCAGGGCGATATTCAGAAGGCCGCCCATGGAGATCCCGAAGCCGGCTTCCTTCGAGCAGCCGACCGCACGCAGCAGCTGTGCAAGGGTCAGCTGCAGGATGGTCGGAATGCCTCCCACGATCGTGACCATCGTTACATACTGCTTTGCGTATGCATATGTGTTTTCGCTCGCACCGAGCAGCAAAAGGAGCGGATCGGCAGCCAGAAAGATCAGCAGGGAGTAGACGGCGCTGACCAGCAGACCGAGGTAGAAGGAGAAACTGCTGACTTTCCGGGCTTCGTCTTCTTTTCTGGCGCCGAGCAGGCGGGAGATCAGGCTGCCGCCTCCGATCCCGACGAAGTTGCTCATGGCGTTGGAGAGGTTGAAGATCGGCAGAATCAGCGAGGTGGCCGCTACCATGTAGGGATTTCCGGTCTGACCGATGAAGAAGGTGTCTGCGAGGTTGTAGATGAGGACCACCATCTGTCCGATGATCGTCGGGACACACATCTCCCGAAGGGCGCTGAAGACAGGCATCTTCTCGAAGATCTCCCGGTTGTCTTTGATCTTTGCTTTCGAATTCATAGTTCAGCTACACAGACTTTCTTACTGATTTGCTGCAAAAGCAGTGTTATAGATTATAACACGTTGCATGCGGCCCATACATTCGGAAAGTTATGTCTTAAAACAGGAACACTGCTTTTCGACTGCAGCGTGGTTGTGTAAAATCAGCATTTGCTATAAGATGACTATCAGACTCTTTTATGGGTCAATCATTTTTGGTGTGGGGTGAACACATGAGTGTTCTCCCCGGTTAACAGTTTCAACGGACGCCGTCCTTGACATGAACCTCAGGAAACGTTGTTCGGTCTATGCCGACGGCGAAGAACTCAGGGACAGGCTCCAGACTCCATCGCCGTCGGGCTCGGAAGTGTAACGTTTCCTGAGAACCCTGTCAAGGATCCCCTTCGGCGGCTGGGATCATGCCTCTGGTTCTGCTCCTCGGAACAGGCGAGGCGCTGCCGGGACCATAAAACAATTGCATAAAAAAGGATCTTCCTGTACTATTCGAGTTGCATCTTGGCGGATGTAACAACCCAAACAGAAGGGAGATCCTCTGCATGAATTGTACTCGGACTGACGCAAACGGGCAACTGTCTTTTTCCGCTTTTACCGGAAATTTCCTCATGGTTCCTTCCTCCATGACCAGCTTCTACAACACCAAAACGACGGTTGAGACTACCAGGTCCGGCCGTACTGCCTACCGTTATGAGGGAACCCTGGACATACAGGATTCTGATCGCATCTGCCCGAAGTGCGGCAAAAAGATGCATGTTCATGGCGGGCATCCTATTGCTGTGCAGCACCTGAATGTCGGAGGAAGTTTTGGCTACCTTTCATTCAGACGCAATCAGCTGGAATGTCCTCACTGCGGCGCAACCGTGATGCAGTCTGTTCCTTTCATGGCCGATCATCATCGGATCACAAAGGAACTTCTGCAATACACGAAGGACCTTCTCGCTACAGGGACTTATACGCTGAAGCAGGTGTCTGAGATCACCGGACTTGGCAAGAATACAGTAAAGGCGATCGATCTGAAACGGCTTCAGGATAAATACACCATTGATGGCCAAACACTGATAAAACCTGAGCAAACGACGCGTTTCCTCGGCATTGATGAGTTCAAGCTGCACGACGGACACCGCTATGCCACTCACATCATCGACATGCTTACCGGGCATATCCTCTGGATCTCGCACGGCAAGAAAAAGCAGGTCGTGTATGACTTCATCAAGCATATCGGTCTGGAATGGATGGACAATGTCGAGGCGGTTGCCTGTGACATGAACTCCGATTTCCAGGAAGCCTTCGAGGAAAAGTGCCCTCATATCCAGCCGGTCTTTGACTACTTCCACATCGTTAAGAACTTCAACGATAAGGTGGTCAGCGAGATCCGGAAGGACGAACAGCGCAGGCTTTACGATGAGGGCAACTTCGAAGGCGCACGCCAGCTGAAACGGTCAAAGTATATCCTCACGTCCTCAAGAAAGACCCTTCGGAAGAAGGACCAGGAGGCACGTGATGGCAAGGTTATCTCCAAGGGCAGCGAGATGTTCTGCAAGGAAGAGTACAGGCGCAAGGAGGGGTATGAAGCCCGCTACGATGACCTGCTCAAAGAGAACAAGCTCCTGTTCACCTGTGATCTCATCAAAGAAACTCTGACTCTGGCTTACAGCCGTGTGGACGAAACTTTGATGATGAAGGACATTGAAAAAGTCATGGACCTCTGCGAAGAGACTGGGAATGTCCATCTCATGTGGTTCCACAGACTACTGTCCAAACACTTCGAAGGCATTATTGCCCATGCAACTTACGACATGTCCTCTGGCAAAATCGAGGGCATCAACAACAAGATTAAGACGCTTCGGCGTCAGGGATATGGATACCCGGATGATGACTACTTCTTCCTCAAGCTCTTTGACTTAAGCCGGGCTGAGGTGGTCCGGAACCCCAAATCCCATAGGAAAAGTGATTGAGGCATAAATATCTTTCACAGGATACAATGATAATATCTGTTACACGAGTAACAATAATGCATGTTGCATAGCGGAGGATAAGAAGATGCAAGGAAAGATGAAAGCGGGCATATACCATGGTATCAAGGATATCAGCGTACAGGAGCGCGATATCCCGCAGATTTCAGATGATGATATCCTGGTGAAGATGCTGCGCGCAGGAATATGTGGTTCAGACTCCGGAGCCTGGCTCCATGGAGGAATTCGGTATGGTGTATGGAACGAGATGATCGAAGGACATGAAGGCGTCGGGCAGATCGTAGAAAAAGGGAAAAATGTAGGAGACGACCTGAATGTTGGTGACATTGTATTTGTAGACCCGATTCGTGCACATAAAGCAGGAAAGATTGAAGCTGATGTATTCGGGACATTTGGCGAGTATGTATTCGTGCAGAATGCGAAGAAAAATGAAAACGTCTATGTTCTCAATCCGGATGTGGACCTGGATCTCGCAGCGTTGATCGAACCGCTTTCCGTCGGCACCCAGGGAGCACTTTGCACAGATCCTAAGCCTGAAGACCATGTGGTCGTACTCGGTGCAGGAACAATCGGACTCTGTGCGGCAGCGGGACTGATCAATCACGGGATCAAGAATGTCGTAGTTGTGGACCGTAATGAATGGAAACTTGAGATTGCCCGCAAGATTGGGGCGAAGACGGTCAACAGCAGAGAGGAGAATGTCTCGGAAAAACTCTGTGAGATTTTCGGAGAATATGTAAACACGGAATCAGATATTCGAAGTGCCAATCCGCTGATCCTTCAGCAGCTTTCCCAGATTCCGGGAATAGCAGATATGGTTGCGGGGAAAAAACCGGATGTTCAGCTGTATATTGACTGTGCCGGCGCTAAGGAATTGCTGATGCAGTCTTTCGGTATGTGCGCTGCCAATACGAAATATGTAATCGTCAGTGTTTACAATGAACCGATTCCTGTACCAGGCGGTATCTTTATGAGCCAGCCGGCTATTTATGGATCAGCTGGCTATACCAGAGAGACAATTCTGGAAGTCATTGATCACATAGAGAATCAGAGAACACCAATCGGATCGATCATTACGGACAAGTTTTCAATCGACCAGCTGCCGGAAGCAATTGAGCATGCAGCTGTCAAATCCTATAAGAACATTAAGGTTCTGCTGTCATTTTGATTTTTTTGGCAGTTTATCTGGTCAAAACTGAACACTTTGATGTGGTATTTTTATAATGCGCGAAAGCTGAAGGTACTGGATGTGAGGCCGGCAGAGCTGAATATGCGGGCTGCGCAGTAAGAACAGAGCAAGGGCGGCCTTTACATCCGGCACTATACTTTCATATGAGGACAGAGTCAATCATGACCCTGTCCTTTTCTAATGCCCATTTTTACGGGCAGAGCAGGAAAATGCAATCAAAGAAAGGAGTGGCTGGATTTGGGAGAGATGTGTTTTGAACTTTACGGATGCCGGTACGTCCAGAACCGGACCAATTGTCGGTATCCGATCCGGATGGTGATCCGGTCGCCGGCAGATCTGTGCCGGGCAGCGGGACATGATTTTGTCTGTGCCAGGTACAAGGACAACTACCGCATGAACGATAACTTTGAGTCTGCGGATGTAGCCTTCTGGGACGTGGACAACAGCGGAACCGACGATTCGGGGAAATGGATCACACCGGAGAAGATCGGTGAGCTCTTTTCGGATGTTGCGTTTGCAATCACACCGAGCCGACACAACATGGTCCCCAAGGGGAATGAGTCCGCAAGACCTCGTTTTCATGTGTTTGCACCAATACGGGCGGAGACTTCATTTCGCAAGTATGGAGAACTGAAAGCCAGGGTTCAGAGGAAATTCCCTTTCTTTGATCCGAATGCGGTCGATGCAGCAAGGTTTGTGTACGGATGCAAAGTCAGGCTGGAAGAGGTAATCTGGCATGAAGGGAAGCTGACAATCGACCAGTTTATAGAGAACTGGGAGAGGACACATGTGGGTCTTTCGGTTACAACGGAGATATGCGATATGTCTCCATCTGAGGATGCCGCGACCAGGAATACAGTACCCGGAAACAAAATGCCGAGAGCAGATTCATTTCCGGGACAGCAGCGAACATCATCCAGTGAGCCCTATGTGATTCCGGAAGGTTCTCGGAATGCGACACTCAGCCGTTATGCCGCCAGGGTCATCAAGAGATTCGGTGATGGAGAAAGGGCAAAGCAGCTCTACAGGAAGGAAGCGGCCAGGTGCAGGCCTCCGCTCTCAGACCGGGAACTGGATTCCATCTGGAAATCAGCATGCCGGTTCGGAGCAAAGATTTCTTCGGACGAGGATTATGTATCTCCGGAGCAGTATGGGGCGGATGACTTTGACGATATCGGAAAGGAGGAACCATCAAATGGGCTAACACAGGGAAAAGGTCCGCCGGGAAAGCCGCCTGCCGGATCTCTGAAGCCGGAGGACTACACGGACCTGGGGCAGGCAAGAGTACTCTCGAGAGAATACGGGGAGGAGCTTCGCTACAGTCCAGCCCTCGACTACATGCGCTATGACGGAACCCAGTGGCGGGAGTCCGGGGAACTGGCTGTCGGGGCTGAGGTCGAACTTACAGACCTCCAGATGGCAGACGCAGACCTGCTGATGTCGAAGACGAAAAAAGCACTGCTGGATTCCGGTACGTCGATGGAAGAAGCCGCAGAAGCGGTCAAGAAGATGAAGAAGGGAATGAAGACAGGACTTTCAGAGAAACAGATGAAGCTCTATGAGGACTATCTGGACGCAAAGACCTATCAGTCATTTGTCCTGGACCGGAGAAACTGGAAATACCTGAAGGCGGCTCTTGATACCTGCAGGCCTCTGGTCCAGATCGATGTCCACGACTTTGATAAGAATGAATTCCTTCTGAACACTCCGTCGGCAACTTACGACCTGAGAAAGGGACTTGAGGGAAGAAGGGAACACAGACCAAGGGATTTCATCACGAAGTCTACGTCAGTTGATCCGGGAGAGCAGGGAAAAGAGCTCTGGCTGGATGCCCTCGGCAAGATCTTTCTCGGGAATCAGGAACTGATCGATTACGTGCAGAGAGTCGTGGGCCTTGCCGCAATCGGCAAAGTCTACATCGAAGCGCTGATCATTTCCTATGGGGCGGGCAGGAACGGCAAGTCAACATTCTGGAACACGATCCTGCATGTGCTGGGCTCCTATTCAGGGAGACTATCCGCGGATACACTGACGGTCGGCTGCAGGAGAAACATCAAGCCGGAACTGGCTGAAGTGTTTGGCAAGCGCCTGGTCATAGCGGCGGAACTGGAAGAAGGACAGAGGCTGAATACTTCTATCATCAAACAGCTGTGTTCAACAGATGACCTGTTTGTAGAGAAAAAGTACAAAGCCCCTTTTTCATTTACACCCACCCATACCGTGATCCTGTACACGAACCACCTGCCAAGGGTGGGAGCGACGGACGACGGAATCTGGAGAAGACTGATCGTCATTCCATTTCGGGCAAAGTTCGAAGGAAAATCGGACACCAAGAATTACGGCGACCAGCTTCAGAAATGTGCAGGCCCCGCTGTGCTTTCCTGGATCATCGAAGGCGCCAGGAAAGTGATTGACAGTAATTTCCAGATCACAGAGCCGGAGATCGTGAGGGATTCAATCAGCGATTATCGGGAACAGAACGACTGGCTGACGCAGTTTCTCACAGCATGCTGTGAGCTGACGGACAATCCCTATGCGGAGGCTCCGTCAGGGGAACTCTATCAGAAGTACAGGGACTATTCCCTGAAAATGGGTGAGTATACGAGAAGCACGGCGGATTTCTATGCCGCGCTGGATAACAAAGGATTTGCGAAGCACAGGACGGGAAATGGGCGTTTCATCAGGGGGCTGCGGATCAGGCAGGATGACAGTTCGAACCCGTTTGAAAGCAGCTGAATGACGGTCATGACAGTCTGATACTAAAGTTCCCTATAGGAGAAAATTTTTTCTCTATAGGGAAAGTTATGAAAAGAGTGTCATGAGTGTCACAGGGCGCTCTTGAGATGGCGTTAGTCAGAAGGGTGTGTGACTGAGCACAATGAGCAGAATTACAAGGAGGAGATACGACATGCAGTTTGGACGAAAAATTACATCGGTTGTTTTGTCCGCGGCAATGCTTGCGGGAAACCTGATGAGTCCGCTTACAGTATATGCGGGCGAATATCAGACGGGCGGAGGAACAGAGATGCAGACAGATGCAGTCGAAAGTCCGGGAATTCCGGAGCAGGCATCCGTGGATACGGCATCCGGTCAGGCGGAAATGAATCCTGCCGCGGATGTCCCGGAGCAGCTGAGTACAGAAACTCCGGACTTCAAGATTACATTAGCGAATGAAGATGCGTTTGGTCTTATGTATGACCAGACGCATTTTTTGTCGGAAGATGTCGAGAAGAAGGAGACGGTCCTCACATACAAAGAGGGCGAAGAAGTCAATCTCGACGTGATCGTAGACCCTCATTATCAGCTCGACCAGTTGAAGTTGCAGGACGAGGACATTTCGATTCAGGACTATGAGAAGAAGAAAGGAATCGAGTATCCCTACACCTGGAAGGATGAGGACACGATTACATTTACCATGCCGGACACGGACCTGTGGATGAAGACGGAATGGCATCAGGTACAGGCTGAAACAGCGACAGTTGGTGATGGTACAGACCAGGCAGTGAATGCCACAGGAGCGGAAGATCAAACCGTTTCAGTGGATGAAAATGTTACATCAGATGCGAATGAAACATCTAATCAGCCTGGACAGCCTGAGGAAGTGGCCGGCGATCAGGAGGATGCGGCAATCCAGGGAGAAACCGGTCAGGTGAATGCAGAAGATACTGATCAGGGAGAAGATACTCAGCCGGGTGCTGAAACCCCGGATAGTACTTCCAATCTCGATGCGGATGGATTCCCTTCCCAGGGTGCGGTCATCATGCTTCCGGAGATGCAGATCGGAATCGATGTCACGGAGATATCGGCGGAATCCAAGTTTGATGACGTGACTTATCCGCAGGATACCTGCACCAGCAGTCTGATCGATAACGAGGTGAAGTACGGAACTCCTGGACTTTACCATGTTGTCTACAGGGTGGATGAAGCGAATACCGCAAAAAGCTGGTATACAGTCCGGCCTGTAAGGGTCACCGAAGTCAGGGAAGCAGAGACGCAGCCCGAATCTTCCAAAGCAGAAAACTCCGGTACTGAAACGCAGAGCGAGGATGATGGTTCCGAGGACGATTCAGATGCAGACTCTGCTCCATCGACACAGACAGAGATGGTTCTGGAGACAGAAACAGCTACCGAAGCGGATCTTCAGATGGGAACTGAGCTCTCCGCTGAGACAGAAGCCGAAATCGGCTTTTCTGATGAGACGGAGCAGGAACTTGCATCTCTCGAGGAGACCGAGGCCGAGACAGAATCGGATACCGAGGCTGAAGGCGGAACTTATCAGGTCATTGTGAAAGAGGGGGCCGAGTACAACGTAACCCTGGACCACGAGGATGGCTATTACGAAGCTGGAGAGAAGGTTGTGATCAGGTCTGATATTGACGCGGCCTCTTCCAATATCGCGGCCTGGCGTACGGTTCATCATGATAACAATGATACCGGCGACTACTGCGAGATCACTTATGATCTGCAGGATGATTCCAACAGCTTCATCATGCCGGCAGAGGACGTCGAGCTTTCTGTCTCCAAAGATGTGATCGAAGGCGCGTCTCCCCGCAGGATGATGGCTCCGAGGAAGGCGGCCGCCGCGGATGATGATAACGACGGTGGCTGGAATGACCAGACCGATGTGGAAGCCGGAAAGTATTACTATCATACGGATGGCAACTATACCGGCCATGTCTTCAACAACGATCTTGGCTACGGCGGCGCGGATTCCTACAAATGGGTCCGCTATAAGGTGAATGGGGTGAAATACGATGTTATGGCCTATTGTATGCAGCATAATCTCCATTCCCCGGCCAGCGGAACGACTTACACGAAAATGACGGAACTGGACGAGGGGGGAGATGACAGGTACCTCCGCAAGGCTATGTTCTACGGCTACGGCGGACCCGGTTGGAAAGGCACTTTCAACGGGTACAGCATCAAGGCAATCTTCGATAAATACGGAGTCGGCAGCAATGCGCGTGAGATGCAGCATTATTTGGTGGATTACCTTTATGATGGTTCTTCCGGTTACGGAGGAATGCTTTCCACCAAGGGCAAGAACCTTCTGAAGGAATGCAAAGCCGCCCTGAAGAAGATGCCGGATCCTACCAATACCTCGATCGGTCCGTCCACAAGTGTGGTGGCGACGAGTAAGACATCTCCGTCCTTCACCTGGAACGCGAACGCCGCATTTGTGATCACCATCAATCTCGAAAATGGAGTCAGCCTGGTTAATGAGGTGACCGGGGCGGTGAGCACAGGAAGTGGACAGATTGCAGGCGGACAGAGCTTCCATTTCGTGGCAACAGTGGATAATACGGCAACCCTTACCGGCAAGTATGCTGTAACCGGAAACTATCCGCTGGACTTCCATGCCATGGCGCTGAAAATCGCGAACAAGCAGGACATCGGTTTCGGCTACCGCACGAAGAATTCCGCGGTCACGCTGACTGTGAAATGGCCGACGACTACTCCGGTCGCCGTCCAGAAGTCATCTTCCAATACGACACTGGTCACGGGCAACCGCATGTATTCGCTTACGGGAACGAGGTTTGTACTGTCCAATGCGAACCACCGCTATGATTTCACCATCCGTGCGGATGGCGGGACGGACGCTCAGGAGGTGTTCCCGGAGACATACACTCTCCACGAGGATTCTCAGCCGAAGGGTTACAAGACCGCTCCGGACCAGACAGTGACGATCGCAGCGGGATCACCCGGCCAGGTGCTTCCTGTTGTGGATGAGCCGCTTTTCGGTACGCTGAACGCACTGGTCAAAAAGGTCCCGGCTGCCGGATATGCGACGACCAGGCCGACCGCAGGAGCTCAGCTCACGGTGAACTACTATGACAACCCGGAGCCGGAGGCAAATCCGAAGCAGACCTGGGTCATCCAGACGCTTGCGGACGGAAATGGAAACTATACGGCCAAGCTTGATCAGGCTCATCTTGTATCGGGCAGCCTGACCTATGGGGAAAATGTCCTTCCGCTTGGCTGCATCACGATCCAGGAGACGAAGGCTCCGGAGGGCTATCTGATCAACAATACGGTCTGGAAGATGCAGATCCTGCAGAGCGGCAACGGCGTTATCTACAGCTCGACTACCCAGCCGGAGATACAGAACGTTCCGGTGGATTCCGAAAATCTGGATGACATCCCGACCTTCGGAGACCTGAAGATTGGAAAGATTTCTGCTGAACAGGGGACAACTCCGGACGGCGATGCCACTTTCAAAGGTGCTGTATTCGAGGTCGTCAACGCCAATGACTTTGACGTGGTCCTGCAGACTGCTCCGGATGTACCGATCCACCCGGGTGAGGTCGCGACTACCATCACGACCGGGGATGACGGGACCGGCCAGACGACCGGCAATCTTCTCCAGACCGGCAAGTACACCGTCCGTGAGCAGACAGCACCGGAAGGATACACACTTTCTGATAAGTCGCTGCCTATAACTATTGTCGAGAAACAGCTGGCGGATTATTCGAAGACGGACCCGCATGCGAACATCCCGCAGCGGGCTGGTTTCAAGGTTCAGAAGAAGGACTTTGAGCTTGCCGAGCAGCTCTGCACCCTGACCGACAAGACCGGGGCGGAGTTCCGGGCGGATCAGGTTACCCCGAACGGAAATGTAATCCAGGGCGAAGCGAAGCTTGAAGGAGCGGAGTTTGATCTGATCAACCGTTCGATTCATCTGGTAGTGGTTGACGGAACTGCTTATGAACCAGGCAAGACTATTCACACCTTCGCTACAGATGAGAATGGAGTCATCACTTCACCGGCCAGTAAGGATGTGAACGGTAATCCATTGCCTCCGGAACAGTATCTTCCGCATGGAACCTATGAGCTGGTCGAGACCAAGGCACCGGAGGGATTCAACCTAAGAGGAAAGAACCTTGACATCACTTTCACCATCCGCAAGGAAGATGAAAATACGCTCAAGAATCTGACCGGGATCTCAGCAGAGGACGATGTGATCCGCTTCGATGTGGACATCCATAAAGTCCAGGCGGAACTGAACGAGGAAGACCCGCACGACAAACTCGAGCCTATGGAAGGAATCGTGTTCGACATTTACCTGGACGCGGACATGGATGGA harbors:
- a CDS encoding MATE family efflux transporter, which gives rise to MNSKAKIKDNREIFEKMPVFSALREMCVPTIIGQMVVLIYNLADTFFIGQTGNPYMVAATSLILPIFNLSNAMSNFVGIGGGSLISRLLGARKEDEARKVSSFSFYLGLLVSAVYSLLIFLAADPLLLLLGASENTYAYAKQYVTMVTIVGGIPTILQLTLAQLLRAVGCSKEAGFGISMGGLLNIALDPLFMFVILPDGHEVIGAGIATMLSNTVSFIYFLIVVIRLRKKAILTLSPKTGLPALENVRSVFLGGVPAGTSNLLFDFSQIMINRLMSGHGDIALAAIGIVLKAERIPLNVGIGICQGMMPIVAYNYSARNLKRLRETVSKSRLAGLFVAAAAIVFYELCAGGILHLFIRSAETQVLGAAFLRARCIATPFMFMCFHILYAFQGMGKAGIASMLAVVRQLILYIPMLVLMDHIFGMYGLVWTQFASDFIMMIISIIVYERFLKKQAAE
- a CDS encoding phage/plasmid primase, P4 family, translated to MCFELYGCRYVQNRTNCRYPIRMVIRSPADLCRAAGHDFVCARYKDNYRMNDNFESADVAFWDVDNSGTDDSGKWITPEKIGELFSDVAFAITPSRHNMVPKGNESARPRFHVFAPIRAETSFRKYGELKARVQRKFPFFDPNAVDAARFVYGCKVRLEEVIWHEGKLTIDQFIENWERTHVGLSVTTEICDMSPSEDAATRNTVPGNKMPRADSFPGQQRTSSSEPYVIPEGSRNATLSRYAARVIKRFGDGERAKQLYRKEAARCRPPLSDRELDSIWKSACRFGAKISSDEDYVSPEQYGADDFDDIGKEEPSNGLTQGKGPPGKPPAGSLKPEDYTDLGQARVLSREYGEELRYSPALDYMRYDGTQWRESGELAVGAEVELTDLQMADADLLMSKTKKALLDSGTSMEEAAEAVKKMKKGMKTGLSEKQMKLYEDYLDAKTYQSFVLDRRNWKYLKAALDTCRPLVQIDVHDFDKNEFLLNTPSATYDLRKGLEGRREHRPRDFITKSTSVDPGEQGKELWLDALGKIFLGNQELIDYVQRVVGLAAIGKVYIEALIISYGAGRNGKSTFWNTILHVLGSYSGRLSADTLTVGCRRNIKPELAEVFGKRLVIAAELEEGQRLNTSIIKQLCSTDDLFVEKKYKAPFSFTPTHTVILYTNHLPRVGATDDGIWRRLIVIPFRAKFEGKSDTKNYGDQLQKCAGPAVLSWIIEGARKVIDSNFQITEPEIVRDSISDYREQNDWLTQFLTACCELTDNPYAEAPSGELYQKYRDYSLKMGEYTRSTADFYAALDNKGFAKHRTGNGRFIRGLRIRQDDSSNPFESS
- a CDS encoding zinc-dependent alcohol dehydrogenase; this encodes MQGKMKAGIYHGIKDISVQERDIPQISDDDILVKMLRAGICGSDSGAWLHGGIRYGVWNEMIEGHEGVGQIVEKGKNVGDDLNVGDIVFVDPIRAHKAGKIEADVFGTFGEYVFVQNAKKNENVYVLNPDVDLDLAALIEPLSVGTQGALCTDPKPEDHVVVLGAGTIGLCAAAGLINHGIKNVVVVDRNEWKLEIARKIGAKTVNSREENVSEKLCEIFGEYVNTESDIRSANPLILQQLSQIPGIADMVAGKKPDVQLYIDCAGAKELLMQSFGMCAANTKYVIVSVYNEPIPVPGGIFMSQPAIYGSAGYTRETILEVIDHIENQRTPIGSIITDKFSIDQLPEAIEHAAVKSYKNIKVLLSF
- a CDS encoding ISL3 family transposase, coding for MNCTRTDANGQLSFSAFTGNFLMVPSSMTSFYNTKTTVETTRSGRTAYRYEGTLDIQDSDRICPKCGKKMHVHGGHPIAVQHLNVGGSFGYLSFRRNQLECPHCGATVMQSVPFMADHHRITKELLQYTKDLLATGTYTLKQVSEITGLGKNTVKAIDLKRLQDKYTIDGQTLIKPEQTTRFLGIDEFKLHDGHRYATHIIDMLTGHILWISHGKKKQVVYDFIKHIGLEWMDNVEAVACDMNSDFQEAFEEKCPHIQPVFDYFHIVKNFNDKVVSEIRKDEQRRLYDEGNFEGARQLKRSKYILTSSRKTLRKKDQEARDGKVISKGSEMFCKEEYRRKEGYEARYDDLLKENKLLFTCDLIKETLTLAYSRVDETLMMKDIEKVMDLCEETGNVHLMWFHRLLSKHFEGIIAHATYDMSSGKIEGINNKIKTLRRQGYGYPDDDYFFLKLFDLSRAEVVRNPKSHRKSD